In the genome of Lactuca sativa cultivar Salinas chromosome 3, Lsat_Salinas_v11, whole genome shotgun sequence, the window TACATGTACTAATGTACAAAGAATTATGTACTTTGGATGCTCAAAAATCAACATCGACTGACTCTTTTTAGATGATTGTGATACAGATGATGACACCATTGGAAATTATAAATGTCGTTAATGGATCGAATTCTACACCAAAAGAAAGTAAGTGGGGTTAAAATGGTCCAACATACTACACCCTGGATGTTATGTTGCCTCTTTTTAGGTAATCCTtgaacttcttttttttttttgttttttttttttgcagaaagCAGTTGTTTGTTGGTGGTCTGGATATCAACATTGCAGCTTATGACAGGTAAAGTTGTACCTTTTTTGTATTCATCTACTTATTTTACTTAGGTGTTGTGAAATTTGTTTACTTTGTTAGCTCAGTTGTTATTTGGGACTTAGTTTTGTATACAAAGTCATCTTTTCCCCCTGCATACTAGCAACTATTCTTGAACAGATTTCACAAAGTGCTTTAAGCATTTGATTTCGTTTATCTGAGAGTTGAGATATATAAAATATAGGAGCTTGGGAAAAGGTTCTTAATATTGGAAATGTAATTCAACTTCCAACAATTAAAAATATTTGGTTCGACTTTCTGtgaataatcatattaacctaaAACAGGGAAGAAGAATGGTTGGGATCTGAAGAGACAGTTTTGATATAAGTTTTCCCATGTTTGCAGAAGAAAAAAACAAAATCTAAATTATAACTATATAGAACACTGAAATGACAAAAGCTGCAAAAACATGGTAATATCAATAAAGGTAAAGTGAGAACTAACAATTTCTGTAGTTATCTTTTTTAATTTTGGTGTTCTTTGTTGTAAAACAATTTTCGTTTCTGATTTGTATAATTGAAAGATTCCTGCAGCTGAATAAGGGAAGGGAGGGGACTGTAGTTAAAATATTCATGCCTAATTTAAATCATtattgttttctttttttttttgttgtccTTATGTTCCGCTAAGAATTCATATTACAActaattttattatttgttttccatatttatttacttatttttaaatgtttcaatCGACAGGATGAGGTTGAAAAATGGTTGTCACAGCATTGCTTTGTTTGGTTTTGTCTTTTGTGCGTATAGGTGGTGGCAAATGTTCAGTTTTATTGGCATGATTATTGAACGACAGATCTTCAAGACTTCACCTTTGTGTATTCACAACACTGCACTTGATTGGTATAGATGTTGACTCGAGGTGAGTCTGTCAAAACCTTTGTTCAACTCTCATACATGAAATCTGTGGTAAAATAACTTATGTTAGTGTTGACCTTTTCTTCAATGTCCAACCATTCTTTAAAGATATTCACAACAATAGCTATAATGAAAAAATGTTTGCTATCTCTAATGCATAATATCTTTGGAATTTACTTTTGAATCCTCATATATGTTGAAATAACATGaagataaattataaatttatagcTTACCAAAATGTAGATGGGCATGCTTTTATAGTCATTTAATTGTTAGTTTAACCAATGTAAGAGTTCAAAATTTACTTTCTTTTTTTGTCAATATGATAGGTTTTTCAGGAATCCTTTAAAGgtgatttttttttctcattaAATGATTGTTGATGGCGAGTTTAATTTAAATTTGGTAATCATGACAGGGAATTTTGACTACATTGTCACATAGTAATGGAGGTACAAATATGACTTTATGCAACTATTCCTTTTCTTGTAGAAATCTTCAAGGTATTTATTTCTTCATGTGAGTAGGTATAATTTTAGAGCTGCTTCATAATGAAGAACCTAATTGTATTCCTTTTGATTTGCAGCTTATTTTATCCAACATTTTCCTATGGAGAGATTATAAGAAATCACCTCCTCTTAGAATGACAAGAGAATGGAAGATTCCCAGATGCAACTGTTTCAAggaaagtatattgttgttttggTATGAAAAAGCATATATATTGTTTtgctttgttttgttttattttttgttttgtttttttttttttgtaaaaggaGCAAGTATTATGTTTTGTGCTGTTTAATGCAGTACATGATGTACCAACTTTGTAAGGGCGTTGCTTTCTGCCATgctcaaaaaaaaattgatttcttTTCTCATTTGTTTCAGGGATCTTAAGCCCCACAATCTTTTCATGGATAAAAAGACATTGATACTTCAAATAGCAGACTAattattttgttgatttttttatCAGGATATGCATGTGCGGTTAGGAGAACAAAGTCATGGTTATTTTGTTCAAGAAAAGGAAGATGCATTAGTTGCAAAAGGATGAAGAGTAACTGTACTTGCTGatattttatgttttgttttattgATTAAAACTATAAAACTTCCatttctttgattttattttaatgatttaaaatttataattagTGATTGTTATTACTATTATACTTAATTTAGAGCGACAACAGCGGCAATTAGGTCCGAAAGTTACTGTGAAAGTGTACCACATCCGACCCCGCAACGCGGGGTCACTCACCTAGTTTCTATTACAATCTGATTTTGATATATTTGGATCGAATTTAAGTTTTTAAGATTATGTTTATTATAATTGGTcacaatttattttttaatagatAATTTTTTTGACATATTCACGTATACAATCAATCAAATTaatcttttttattatttatcaACAACCTAACACAACAATAGACATATTatataaaaaagttaaatataaaaaaatatatatataatattataatttctatATACCATGAGTTCCTGATATTcttttttcaaatatattatctataaataatgaattattaaaaaagttagaataaaaaaaatacaaaacaatgaatatggTTTTGCCATGTGTCATAAATGTGGTTGTGATCATTCTTTACCTAGCGACCTAGATTGTGATCAAAAtgcgtattttttttttttaattttttttaaacgacaAATTTAATTTATTCTTATGTTAACATAATATCTAATTTTACCTATATTCACGACGGGACTTGAATCTTCGACCTTAAAGAACAAGAACACTACCTGATACTGCTGGGTCAGAAACCATTTGGTTGCAACATCTCTCAATATACATGGTTTAACAGGTTTATTGTGTAAACTCACTAAAATAGGCTTTTTAGGCAACCATAGGACCATATTTATGAGGAGTTTTTGGGTAATctagttttttatatttataagaaaatagATATAAAAAGCTAATTTGTAACTCCACTTAAATATATgtgtattatattttaaatacaaaataaaaagtAGAAAACCAAATATATAAACATTAATATCGGAAATCATTGGCGAACTACGTGGGCTAAACCAAATGCGTTGTACCAAGGTAGGTAAGAATCCACTGAGCGATATGAAGCGTTCTAAATGCCATCGAGTAGTTTAATTACATCTCTTAAACATCCACAATGCATTAAACCATCGAGTAGTTTAATTACATCTCTTAAACATCCACAATGCATTTGACTTACTACATTAATTTTGCTACTATAAATTAAACTCGATAGAGTTCAATGAAATATACTTTTAATAGTTAAAAGGTTTCATTTTCCCATTGAAGAGGTCAATGGTCATTGAGCTTTATATCCATTGAATGCCAACATGACATAACACAATGGTAGAGTTTAATCCATTGAATGTCAATTAGACATGTCACCTCATTCAACTCTTCTATTGAACTGTACATTGTGGATGCTCTAAGGATAATACAACTTACTTGATTATCAAATAGTTAAATCTTTGCTGTCTTGATTTTCATAAATCACGAGTTGTCGAAGGCTCGAAGCAGTTGAATGTTTACACTTCTTGGAACACGGATTTTGTAAACGTGTCTCATAGATCATCGTTGTACAAATACTATTTGTTACATGCAATACTTTAATCACATGATCATTTGTCTACTATAAATTGTATATTGGTAGTTCGAAATATGTCTGACATTTACTACACGGTTGTACTCTAACTTTTTTCATAAACAATGGACACGGAATTCAGGGTTGGTCATGAGAATTTAAATATCCTTAAATGCTCAGGACCCCAATTTTGATCATGATCCAATGTCTTTTTAAATTGGTTACAAAAACGTTTTCTATTCTGTCAAGCTTGAGTCTTCTATCTTCAACATAATTTGTAATTAGATTTGACTTAAAAGAAAGGACATAGATTCTCATCATACGCTATACTAATTAACTAGTAAAACTTAGGAAAAATCAAACTATATTAAAAGATGGATGTTACACAATCTAGTATTGACATAGATTTGCTACGCTAATAAATATTAGTTTCTACGAAAAGATAAATCAAGTGTTATCATCAAATCTATTATAGATTTTGATACTAACACATTCAGTGGCGGagctttaatatttcatttttttttttttggggggggggggggggggttgaaaaTATAATTTGTATAAACATTGGTGAACAGGGGGGTTAtagtcaaaattttatatttttggactAAATATGTATAAAGTTAAAGCATAGGGACTATTTATGCCAAAAaaatatggggggggggggggggcacagcCCCCCTAGCCCTATGAAAGATCCGCCTCTGAACACATTATCATTGGTGAAGTTATTTTGACCCGTACTCATGAAGCTTGTTATGATGTTAAGATGAGGTGTAGAGGTGTTTCCACCGGTGAACACCGACCTAAAACCTAGTGGTTGTCTTATGGAATGACTACTTTCCGAATGGTCACAGAGGTGTTTGGGattgattctctctctctctctctctctctctctctctctccaccccCAAAGGTAATAAACATGTGGTGGAGGGGCTACATTGATGACATGACATGCCTTACAAGTGATGATAGCGGATAGCCTAATAAATAAGTGAAACTCGAGAATACGAGATTAAAAAATAATCAAGATTATTAGAATAAAGAGCATTTTTACTGTTCTAGTGAAACCAATACAATCAATACCTATCTATTAAATTTAGTTACGTTGCTTATTGCATTTCAATTGTTAAATTGTCGCTTATTGCATCTCAATTGGTAAATTGCCGTTTATTGCATTTCAAATGGTAAAGatgataatttttatttatttatttatttttcaactGCTATATCCAAATCTGGTTTTAGAAATTCCAGATTTCATGGATACTACACATACAAATTTTGACATTTTGCCATTTATTATTAACGGGTTAAATGCAATAAATGGCAATGTATCTTTACATGttcatttttatagtttttttgtatcgcaatatatatttattttgaaaatgtcgTTATAGCAATATCataaaaacaacataaaataaaaaaatgtggtTGAAGGGCATGAGTTTGAATCCAGTAAAagtctttttttttcttcaaaaaaaggaaaaaaaagaaagaaagaaagaaagaaaatgctCCTAGTAAAACTTTCAAATTACCACGATTAAAAAAAATGGAATAGAATAATATATTGTCTAAACTAAAAAATACCTAATATATGAATTAAAATGAAATATGGCATCATACTATGAAGAACATCACATGATATTTTCAACTACAAAGTTTAATAAACAATTTATCATTGTCAACTAACCACATGACATATTATAAATTCTTTTTGACATAAGCATATCCTACTTGTAAAAATacgatatatataaaaaaatggaaaatgacttaaaagcccaaggaagtttccaaaccattcaaaaaaccccaatcatgttttgtctgttcaaaaaaacccaaTGAACTTAACCTTTTGTCTAAAAAGTCCAACAAAGTTCCAAACCCTTCAGAAAAttccaattttgttttgtttaagtttattgggtttttttttgaacagtcaaaacatgattggagttttttaaatgttttggaaacttcgttggtcTAACAAGTCATTTTATCGATACGGTAATAAGTCACGTCATCTGTTTCTCTTATTTGACTTTCAGGAAAGTGTAACTTAGTTgggctttttagacaaaatgttaagtttgttgggtttttttgaacagacaaaacatgattggggttttttgaacggtttggaaacttcgttgggcttttaagtcattttcccataaaAAAAAAGCTAATTTCATTCTCGAATTTGCCTATACCTATACGAATATAGTTTTCCAACACAATACAAAATATCAATATACAAATaccaataacaaaaaaaaaagttaataataataactcccGTCAGACATCTCCAAGGGTACCCATATTTGTTATAGGACCTTTAAACCAATATCGGGCATTCACAATCCAATACGAGACCACAATAATAAAAAGACCACCAACAGCAACCGGCGTATAGTTGAGGGTCTGATCGGTAATTGGGTATGCAACAGGCAAAGAAAACAGCACTGAAATGGTGGCCACCCAAAGAACCGCTATCCAACCAATAATCACACCGTATCGCCCTAAATGGAAAGGCCCTGGAACAAATGATTTACGGGCTAATGTCACCCTAAAAAATATTGGTAAAGCGTACGCAATGTATAACCCAATCACGGCTATTGATGTCATCGCTTGAAATGCCACTATGCTCCCCAAAGACTGCAACAATTGTATCACCACACAATCAACTTCAATAAATAAACACAGAATTAACTTGCAATATGATTCCTTTAGGattcaaaaccaaaataaaaaaaaaaaaaaaaaacggcataccaagtaactaaataaatcgtttgttttttttttatgacaTACCGTAAGGGCCATGCAGAATGATATGAAAGCCGAAAGCCAAACCGCATATATAGGGACCTCATGGTCGTTAACTTTATGCCATAATGATGAAAATGGCATTGCTCCATCTCTTGAAAATGCATAAACCATCCTACCAAATAACATATATATCcacaattatttattttttcaagaCACTACTTTATACTTTATCAATACAGGACTTAAAAGTTACCTTGAATTGCTTGTGAGTGAGCTCATGGCACAGAAGAAAATGGCGACAGCAACAACAAGCAAACAAATGATACCACCGGTCCCACTTCCGAATCTACCCTTGAAAGCTTGATAAAATATCTCAGCAATGGCGTAACCACCCGCATCATTATCTGGGCTTAAAAGGCTTGGAATATCAGTAACCGTGAATGTTATTCCAAGCAAATATCCCCATCCAACAATTATAGATATTCCAATAGAACTAATAATCCCTTTTGGACCATTTATATCCGCACTCTTCGTTTCCTCCGActgtaatattaaataaataaatcccAAACATATATAAACAACTGAGCAGTATCTGAGCAGAGATAATAAAGTGAAAGGAAACTAACCATATGAGCAGAGGCATCGTACCCTGTCAATGTATACTGGCTCATAAGCAACCCTATGAGAAAAATGTAGGGTTTGCTACTGATTCCTGCTTCGTTATCTGTGTTAAAATGTGTAAAAACGAATTCGGCGCTTGCTCTTTCTTTTGCTACTACGGGTATGCAAATCATTAGAAAAAAGACTCCTAGAATGTTCCAAACAGCTGCGAGTTGACCAAAGAAGGATAGCCATGTGATTGGAAGACTGTTTATGATGGCATGTACTAGAAGAAGGCCACCATGTATTGCAAGAACTATGTATTTAGATGCTACATAGCCACCTCCGTTTTTCCCACCCGTGCTCAGAAGAATGATCACTTCAATCAACTGAGCCAGTGAAAAATTTACACTTGTTGTCACAGCCCACTGCACAAGTACAATTCTTTGTTCAAATTAAACAACTCTGAATTATTGAAAATAGTCTACAAAGTTTGTCGGATATAACAAGTGAAACCTTAAAGATTAGGGACCACAAGATTTACCTGTCCTACAATATTATACCTGCAAAAGTAGCCAAAAAGAGAGGATATGATTAACCGTTTGCTCAAATATGGATGACATGAACATAAAAAAAGAATACAAGGGGTCCATAACAAAACTATATATGATCATATAATCTCAAAGACTAACACAACAACATTATTTCAGTAAAATCGTCTAAAAGAGTTGTGGTACATGACAATTCATAACGCTTTCATATACTGCGGGTTGTTGTTAATAACTTATTAATATTGATTTGATAGTTGATAATATTAAAATAAGTAGTGataaagtaattataataataagaATACCAGCCAGTGATCCACGAGGCAAAGGGTGCCCAACTAGGGCCAGCAAGTTTGGCACTCCAATAATAAAGACCACCGGAAGTTGGGTAAGAAGAACAAATCTCAGCCATTGATAAACCAACAGCCATGGTGAAGGCACCAGCTACTAGCCATCCATAAACTAACACGACAGGTCCACCAAAATTCAGCCCACTATTGTAAAGTGTCGTTATGCCTGTTAGCACCGATATAATCGAAAACGAAAACGCAAAATTTGACAACACCCTGCAAttaatttccaaaaatacccccaACGCTCAAAATCTGGATCATAGAATCGAGATAGATGATAGAATAAGGGTTTATGAGAGAGAGTATTACGAGAGGTCGCGCTTGAGTTCTTGTTTGTATCCCAATTCGTTTAAACGAGAGTGGCCTGAATCTTGTGGGTGTTTTCCGTTTTCATGTGATTGGATTGAAATAACATTCTGCGAACCCGTCATTACACCAGATAGAAGAAGATTTCAGAGAGGATTGAATTTGTTTCTACTTCTACTATTTGTTGGGTTGGGGTTTCTTAGTAATGATCGGTGGTGTTTTGTTGTGTGTGATGAGTGGAATTTGTGATTTTGGAAGGTGTTGTTGAGTATGATTTATGAAAGTCAAACTCTCATTTCATGAATCTTTGAATTTgtgtattatattatattattatataatatatataatataattataagGTATGAATTTTATATGTGTGGAATCTAATGTTTCATTGGGGGAAGTTAAGAGTTTTGGTCAAACaaggagaaggagaaggagaaaGGGGAGCCACACCAGTCACCACAGGCCAAGTTGATGTGAAAAATCAAATGTTTGAGGTCTGAATATGAATAAATGATTCTGTCATCTTTCCttagaaaataaataaatcaaagaaCGGAAATTATGCATGATTCTTTTTTGAATGATAGAAGGCATTTACACCTTTTTGGCCCTACTAAATTCTCAGGGATGAATGATCGGTTCATGTCCTCCTTTAAAGTAGATTTATCTATCATTCTTTATTGTACACGATCTTTTAATCCAATTATACttttgatttaattaattatgATAACATGGGCATATAATTCGTTTTTTATTCTTGTCGTATGATTTTTAAATATTCTGTTAACAATTATATATCAACAAAATAGATATCCACTTTATTATAATTATGCGGCACTATTTAAGATAATATTTGGTTTAATTCATAATATTTGGATAATTGTATTTGTTTCTTAATCAATCACGTAAGATATTatgtaaaaacattaaacaaaggAATCGTATTTGTAAGAAAATCAACATAACGTTATACATGTTTATGGGCGTCAACAAGTAATCGTAT includes:
- the LOC111907568 gene encoding amino-acid permease BAT1 homolog isoform X1, which translates into the protein MENRLGTYGDDAGSYHRLRDGAGVSNEIIGSGDDSKLNKLGYKQELNRSLSLLSNFSVTFSIISVITGITTLYSTGLAFGGPVSMVYGWLIAGLFTMLVGLSMSEICSAYPTAGGLYFWSAKLCGNDWGPFASWLTGWYNIVGQWAVTTSVNFSLAQLIEVIILLSTGGKNGGGYVASKYIVLAIHGGLLLVHAIINSLPITWLSFFGQLAAVWNILGVFFLMICIPVVAKERASAEFVFTHFNTDNEAGISSKPYIFLIGLLMSQYTLTGYDASAHMSEETKSADINGPKGIISSIGISIIVGWGYLLGITFTVTDIPSLLSPDNDAGGYAIAEIFYQAFKGRFGSGTGGIICLLVVAVAIFFCAMSSLTSNSRMVYAFSRDGAMPFSSLWHKVNDHEVPIYAVWLSAFISFCMALTSLGSIVAFQAMTSIAVIGLYIAYALPIFFRVTLARKSFVPGPFHLGRYGVIIGWIAVLWVATISVLFSLPVAYPITDQTLNYTPVAVGGLFIIVVSYWIVNARYWFKGPITNMGTLGDV
- the LOC111907568 gene encoding amino-acid permease BAT1 homolog isoform X2, which encodes MTGSQNVISIQSHENGKHPQDSGHSRLNELGYKQELKRDLSVLSNFAFSFSIISVLTGITTLYNSGLNFGGPVVLVYGWLVAGAFTMAVGLSMAEICSSYPTSGGLYYWSAKLAGPSWAPFASWITGWYNIVGQWAVTTSVNFSLAQLIEVIILLSTGGKNGGGYVASKYIVLAIHGGLLLVHAIINSLPITWLSFFGQLAAVWNILGVFFLMICIPVVAKERASAEFVFTHFNTDNEAGISSKPYIFLIGLLMSQYTLTGYDASAHMSEETKSADINGPKGIISSIGISIIVGWGYLLGITFTVTDIPSLLSPDNDAGGYAIAEIFYQAFKGRFGSGTGGIICLLVVAVAIFFCAMSSLTSNSRMVYAFSRDGAMPFSSLWHKVNDHEVPIYAVWLSAFISFCMALTSLGSIVAFQAMTSIAVIGLYIAYALPIFFRVTLARKSFVPGPFHLGRYGVIIGWIAVLWVATISVLFSLPVAYPITDQTLNYTPVAVGGLFIIVVSYWIVNARYWFKGPITNMGTLGDV